The Kosakonia sacchari SP1 genome includes a window with the following:
- a CDS encoding glutathione S-transferase family protein, with protein sequence MLTVHHLNQSRSQRVLWALEELGVPYQIVRYQREKTMLAPESLKKVHPLGKSPVVEDEGLILAESGAILEYLQETYDPQQRFKPQETKQKLDYRFWLHYAEGSLMPVLLMKLVMSSLGKPPVPFGIRSVGKLLAKGVDKAFLKQQIENHARFIEGELAQKSWFAGNQLSMADIQMSFPVFALLARGGVEDLPNLRAWKKRVEMRPAWQRAIVQGGPFDLPGS encoded by the coding sequence ATGCTTACGGTGCATCACCTTAATCAGTCGCGCTCCCAGCGTGTGCTCTGGGCTTTAGAAGAATTGGGCGTGCCGTATCAAATTGTCCGTTACCAGCGAGAAAAAACGATGCTGGCACCGGAATCCCTGAAAAAAGTGCACCCGCTCGGCAAGTCACCGGTAGTGGAAGATGAAGGGCTAATCCTCGCCGAATCCGGGGCGATCCTCGAATATTTGCAGGAAACCTACGATCCACAGCAGCGCTTTAAACCGCAGGAGACAAAACAGAAGCTGGATTACCGTTTCTGGCTGCACTATGCCGAAGGTTCGCTGATGCCCGTGCTATTAATGAAGCTGGTGATGAGCAGCCTGGGCAAACCCCCGGTGCCGTTCGGGATACGCAGTGTTGGCAAACTCCTCGCTAAGGGTGTCGATAAAGCGTTCCTGAAACAGCAAATTGAAAACCATGCGCGCTTTATTGAAGGCGAACTGGCGCAGAAAAGCTGGTTTGCAGGAAACCAACTGAGCATGGCCGATATTCAGATGAGTTTCCCGGTATTTGCGCTGTTGGCTCGCGGTGGTGTGGAGGATTTGCCCAACTTACGCGCGTGGAAAAAACGGGTCGAGATGCGTCCGGCATGGCAGCGCGCCATTGTGCAGGGTGGGCCATTTGATCTGCCTGGTAGCTAA
- the soxR gene encoding redox-sensitive transcriptional activator SoxR — protein MEKKTPRIKALLSPGEVAKRSGVAVSALHFYESKGLIKSTRNTGNQRRYTRDVLRYVAIIKIAQRIGIPLATIGDAFGVLPEGHTLSKKEWKQLSSQWREELDRRIHTLVALRDELDGCIGCGCLSRSDCPLRNPGDQLGQQGTGARLLEDD, from the coding sequence ATGGAAAAGAAAACGCCACGTATTAAAGCCTTACTCAGCCCCGGTGAAGTGGCGAAGCGCAGCGGGGTTGCCGTCTCTGCGCTGCACTTTTATGAGAGCAAAGGCTTAATCAAAAGTACCCGTAACACCGGCAATCAACGGCGCTATACACGTGATGTGCTGCGCTATGTGGCAATCATTAAGATTGCTCAGCGCATTGGTATTCCGCTGGCGACCATCGGCGACGCATTTGGTGTGCTGCCGGAAGGGCATACGCTAAGCAAGAAAGAGTGGAAACAGCTGTCGTCACAGTGGCGCGAAGAGCTGGACCGGCGTATCCATACGCTGGTGGCATTACGCGATGAGCTGGATGGTTGTATCGGCTGCGGCTGTTTGTCGCGTAGCGATTGTCCACTGCGTAACCCCGGCGACCAACTTGGGCAGCAGGGCACTGGCGCGCGCCTGCTGGAAGACGATTGA
- the soxS gene encoding superoxide response transcriptional regulator SoxS: MSHQQIIQTLIEWIDEHIDQPMNIDVVARKSGYSKWYLQRMFRTVMHQTLGDYIRQRRLLLAAEALRTTQRPIFDIAMDLGYVSQQTFSRVFRREFDRTPSDYRHQA, from the coding sequence ATGTCCCATCAGCAAATTATTCAGACACTTATTGAATGGATTGATGAACATATCGACCAACCAATGAACATTGATGTAGTCGCCAGAAAGTCAGGTTATTCGAAGTGGTATCTACAGAGGATGTTCCGCACCGTGATGCATCAAACGCTGGGTGACTACATTCGCCAGCGCCGTTTACTGCTGGCAGCGGAAGCGCTGCGAACCACGCAGCGACCTATTTTTGATATCGCGATGGATTTGGGATATGTCTCGCAGCAGACATTTTCACGCGTCTTTCGCCGGGAGTTTGATCGCACCCCCAGCGATTACCGGCACCAGGCCTGA